The DNA window CTGTTGAAgctgtgtgtgagcagcagagTCTTGACAGTGAGCTGAACAGTAACCCTGCAACAGAACCTGTTGAACTTGTAGACACACTGGTGGATAACCAAATCCAAAGTGTCCAAGGTTCCCAAACAGATCTGGCAGTAGATATTCTAGAACCTGCACTTGATTCTCAAATAAGCCAAGCCTGTTTTGAGCAGACAGGAGAGGACATCACAGGTGGAAATGATCAAGAACCCACTCAAGAATCGCCTGAGCTGGGAGAACAAGACGTCACGGTTGGAGATGGAGTGGAACCAACTGAAGTCTTGAGTGATCCGACGAGTCCAGAGGATAGAGAGGTGGAAACTTCCACAGAGAACACTGAAGTGAGTGACACGTCTGATGGGCTGACAAGACAAGAGGCCGAGGTTGAGACAGATGTAGAACCATCTGATAAGTGTCAGGTGGACCTTGTGGAGAGTGAGCCGAACGATGTGGAGGTCAGAGAGCCTCTGATTGCTTCTACTGTTGACAAAGAGGAGGCTCATGAAACAATGGCTTGCCCTCAAACTGTTCACCTGGATGAAGGTCCTACAGAAAGAAGTGCTCTAGTGTTCAATGAGAACATCTCCTATTGTGATGTCTTAAAGATGGGCCTCGCAGATTTAGATTCAGGTGGACCAGAATTGCTACAGGAAGAGTCTCCTGTGGGTGAGCAGAGTTCGGAAATGCTGGGAGAGGAATGTTCTTCTGCCTCTGCTGCACTTCCTGAGTCAAAAACAGAACCAATTGTGGAGCTGGACCAACAATCTGACTCTGGTGTTGGACTTGTCGATGCTGTTGAGGAGGGGTCGAAAGGTTGTGGTGATATTGCCAGAGAAAATATTGGCGAAGATTCTCTCATAGACTATCTGGGTGTCTCCAGTCAGCCCACTGAAGCTCTTACGAACGGTCCTGAGGTTTCTGAAACTCCTGCCTCTGATGGCGACCACTGCAGTGAGGTAGCACCCATGCTGGCGTATGATGATTCTCAGAAGCAAACTGATGTGccagaagaacaagaaaaagtTAGTGCTCACCCTGACTCAGATGTTGTGGATTCATTTGAGAAACCAGATGAAGATTTGGCGATATTGGAGCGAGACAATGCAGCTGACACTAAAACACGTGTTTCTCAAGAACTTCCCAGTCAAGCAAAAGCCCAGTGTGATGCTCCAAAGATGCCGACCTCGGGTCCCGATGTGGCAACACCAGAGTCTGCCTCATTTGAGAGCATTACCTCTGAGGCACAGGAGTGTCTAGCTGAAGAGGCtgctgaagctgaagaagaaaaccaGAGCAGCAAGGGAAGGAGTGAAGCAGGTTTGGAGGAGCCACTCGAAGATGCAGCTCGGATTAGCAGACCAGGCAATGAGGAGGGGTgcgatgaagatgaggaggagggtcAGTCTTTTGATTTTGATGAACTGGATTTCGAGTCAGCGGTTGACCTCAACGACAGTCCAGAGGTGGAGGATGCTGAGGAGGCTCTTGAAGTTCTCGCAGAGGCAATAGATGACAGCCCGTCCATCAGAAGCACCACGACAGAGGAGTGGACCGAAGATGTCGGTGGCCTGTTGGATGGAGACTCCAAGGCCCTGCACTTGTCTGAAGAAGCAACTCTGGAAAGCAAGAAGGAGGACGTCTGTGCCGCAGATTCACCCAGAGCAAGCATCGCTGAAGAAACTCCTATCAAAGTAACTGCAACAGGTTCTTGCCAAGTGGATGACAAGACCGACACGCCTGGGTTTAGTCATCCAGCCCACACGGGCCCCAACAAAGACGAGCCACAGCCAAAGAAAAATAACAAGAAAGGCAAAGGAAAAGGCAGAGAGGAGTGTAAGATGTCCTAGCccaatattttagttttttttagttaatggaggttttaaaatgttcaaaacgcTTTGCACTTTTTGTTATTGAAAGGCAAAATCTTTTTTGTCTTCTGGCTGAAATTCCATGAGCAAGAGTGGAACTCTGTTTTTATCCCTGTTTTAATGACATTTTCCAAAACTGGGAAACCAAAGTCAAAGCAAGGCACTTTATCATCTCATTTTCATCTTGACTCGTCCTGTAAAGTACAGCACAATTGACATGATACCCCAGTGATATTTCCATAACTTGATCAAGCAAAATCAGTGATTTTCCAATGTTGGTTTTCCAGTTTTTAAGTAAAAGTTGAATTACTGTTGAGCATGTTTTAGCTCTGTTCACAATGTTTCCACTTGTTGGTTTCTTAAGAATATTACCATTCCAAAACATATTAACCAGGTATAAAATATTGACCGGGCACTGTcacatgattcttttttttctgtccaaaatatcaataaatcCACCTGTCACTCCTGAAATGTCAAATGAGATTAAATctgatgagattttttttcctcactaaaTTGTAgtagtgtgtttgtgtgccgcCACGTTGACCCTCCTCTCCACAGTGTGTGCATGCTaacttcccctcctcctcccccccaccTACCTGCTCACCACCGCCCCCTCATGGATGCCTGTTCTGTTGCATGCATCAGACCCCACCCACCATCTCTTTGGCTCCACCCACCCCTGGTATGTTGACTTCTGTTTTAACCTGTCAACATGAATAATGGCGTCGCTGTTTGtgatgctgctgaagctgcaacTTTATTCTTGACTTTCAGAAATTCGTCTGAGGAAACTGGTGGACGAGCGAGAGAAAATGATCGAGCAGGTGAGAGACACTAACATCAGTTTATACGCTAAAGTTAGCTTAtaatagaaaaatacatctttcaATTAGATATAAAATATGAATTGTGAAAGGACGCAATATTCAGAGAAAGGCTTTATATAGGGATTTATTCATTAAAAGtaatagtttattttattttatttaggattttatttttcaaaagatCTCAGCAAATCATTCTATTATTGGTAAGGAGCCACAAAATGCAAAAGTAAATCCAGCCTTTGTCATCTAAATGAACACAAAATTCTGCGGATACactgctatttttatttttatttttttttattaatagtattatttttcagttgaaaagGGCAGAAAACATACAGCTCACACTTCATGCTTTTCTATTTTCTGATGGTGACAggatttatatattttcatttttaaattaatttaacttatatattttatgtaaattatattattaattattatgtCATTGATATGATTCAATGTCTCATGTTTTTTGTACAATGATGAAAGattttctgattttatttgtaaaaaaaaaaatgaaaaagattaAACATAAATTTATAGTTATTGAAATGGATAATTATTTGCAAACAAGGCAAATTAacacaagaaaaaacaatgaacttattatttcattcaatttattgttgttttatcATCTCATTGAGAAATGTAAAACATAGGTAAGAATATGGTTTATCATATAACTTTACCTTTAATGATCTATAACAGAATAATGTTAGAGCAATATGACCGATGCGTGGTGTGAAAATCATAAATGTGACCATTTGTGTGGTTGTTGACACCAAGACAGTTCCTTTTCTGCACCATCCAATGTTCTTCCTGGTACACAGATCAAGAAGCTTAAGACCCAGTTGGACCAGAAGACGACAAGAAATGGCACAGAAAGCGATTCCAGCCCAGACAATCCGGTTCTTGAAAACGGTGGCGATCCGAACCTCATTGATGCTCAAAGTATATTCCAGTGTCTTTAAGGACTGTGGTCCTTCTGGCCTGTCAGCGTGGCATCGTCCTCATCACCTGTCTTCTCCTTGCCTGGTGTTACAGGAGACTCCAGCAGACAGGTGAACGACATGAAGTTCAAGCTGGTGAaggctgagcaggaagtgaCGGCGTTGGAACAAAACGTACTTTTACGAGTCTCTCTGTTCTCTGCCAACACGGTGGATTGTCTGAAATGAGTTTATGGTCTCCAGGTGAGCAGACTGGAGGGTCAGGTGACTCGCTACAAGTCAGCCGCCGAAAACGCAGAGAAGGTGGAGGACGAGCTGAAGGCGGAAAAGAGGAAGCTGCAAAGAGATGTAGAAGAAATTCACGCCGTGTTTAATGGTGTCTGGACAGTGTTTGACACGGgtttcatctcctcctcagctTCGCTCAGCACTGGACAAGATCGACGAACTGGAGTCCAACAACAGCCACCTCAACAAAAGACTGGAGAAGATGAAGTCCAGCCGGGGGATGGCGCAGACGCCGTAGACCCATCGGACCCACCGTCCCCCCGCAAAAAAACTGGCAGAACAAGAACGAACAAACTGTGCTTTGCAGGATGAGTCGACACTGAATCGTGACGGAAAACAGGTGGCACCACACCACGTTGCACTGCCCTTCGTCCTGCTGcctcagtcacatgatcacTTGCCTTCCTTGCCTGGAGAGACCGGCACCCTGCTCCGGGCTGTCACTTCTGCAGGGACTCAGTGtgtataatgtgtgtgtgtgtgtttgtaatgaatgaatgacggctgctttttttttccccctcatcaCACACACTGCTCCTCATCTTGGAGCCAAACTATTCATTGAATTTGTGTGACGTAGCTGTAGCTCGTGACATCATCGCTTCCTGTTTTCAGGCTTCACGTCACAATAAATCCATCGCAGCAGGTTTCCACTGGTGTGTGTCTCCGTCACGGTTTAttgctcactctctctctctatgtTATATATGTTTAAGAGCCAATACTTGCCTCATTCATCACTcaccctcttcctccctccacctccttctttGACTCACTAGTTAATTTTTGCCTCTTAAAGAGCAAGTTGGCCAAATTTGCGTTTTGGTTCAAAAAGGGAAGGTTTTATTTGTGACTCATCCGTATTCAGACATGAGAGTCCAATTGTTGAGTCCGTTTCTGGATCCTCTGGATCATCCTGCGCCCGTAAAAGTCCCTGTAATCCGGTGGAAGTTCTTCCAGAGCATTTAGCGCCCTCTCCAGGCCCTGTAGGGCTCTTGCCGCTGCCACCGGGTCCTTGTTCCCGTACGGATCTTTTCTGTCGTAGCTGTCTTCTGGTAAATGGCGCCAGAAGACGTTGACACCGACTCCAAACTGGAGCGCCAGAGTGTTGTGGAACCACAAAGCTGAggagagacaaagtcagaggaTCCTGGACAAGACTTGCACGGGGGGGTTTGTGGACTCACCGGGTATGAAGAGCAAGTCTCCAGACTCCAGCACACATTCGTGTCTGGTTGCCTTCACAAAGTTGGGGAACACAGTCAGGTCAGGACGGTCGATGTCCACCACTTCTGATTTGTCACCTAAATGGTCAAGCAGGAACCCATTCATGAAGAACAAGCAAAAGTTACGGCGCAGAAGGTCATCCAACAATTGGCCATCATATTATGTATAACCACTGACTTCAACGCGTTCCTCTTTTATAGCAACCGTTTAGCGTTGCTTTAC is part of the Synchiropus splendidus isolate RoL2022-P1 chromosome 10, RoL_Sspl_1.0, whole genome shotgun sequence genome and encodes:
- the lrrfip1a gene encoding leucine-rich repeat flightless-interacting protein 1 isoform X20; translation: MIFQVQKEDSERYSRPSQMHTLSDEDERMSVGSRGSVRVDDRDYLEKGSRAASALTAGTLISLGGTSSRRGSGETAITVDAETSIREIKEIHELKDQIQDVETKYTQNLKEVKDALAEVEEKYRKAMVSNAQLDNEKNNLMYHVDTLKDSLMELEELLSESRREYEEKVKEHEREKQAHKVLQFQFNEMKETLKQSEELLNEIRQLRIKQEGFTREISDLQETVEWKDKKIGALERQKEYTDAIRTERDELREEVVKLKDILKKHGIVLGPDLNINGDLTETPNDGGASGESTSEQISQTSPLEGNSMLGNTEDLRSGEEQEEQEQGLFQGRQDNHDKPGDTTSCESTELLVEQLLLSGHGIVTTGDNEGSQIEGLEVIENTADETSPEVPIAESLGDSNKPAPERPVGDFNKAKNFLEEDLKEGEPCPKFEEEPQKSIVVTKTDQGQLPVNNETQHAAAEEVLSKPPSQSSAGKKKKKKRKGKKKGASQEEKKEEESNRTENTEAFEVKKEGLTVEAVCEQQSLDSELNSNPATEPVELVDTLVDNQIQSVQGSQTDLAVDILEPALDSQISQACFEQTGEDITGGNDQEPTQESPELGEQDVTVGDGVEPTEVLSDPTSPEDREVETSTENTEVSDTSDGLTRQEAEVETDVEPSDKCQVDLVESEPNDVEVREPLIASTVDKEEAHETMACPQTVHLDEGPTERSALVFNENISYCDVLKMGLADLDSGGPELLQEESPVGEQSSEMLGEECSSASAALPESKTEPIVELDQQSDSGVGLVDAVEEGSKGCGDIARENIGEDSLIDYLGVSSQPTEALTNGPEVSETPASDGDHCSEVAPMLAYDDSQKQTDVPEEQEKVSAHPDSDVVDSFEKPDEDLAILERDNAADTKTRVSQELPSQAKAQCDAPKMPTSGPDVATPESASFESITSEAQECLAEEAAEAEEENQSSKGRSEAGLEEPLEDAARISRPGNEEGCDEDEEEGQSFDFDELDFESAVDLNDSPEVEDAEEALEVLAEAIDDSPSIRSTTTEEWTEDVGGLLDGDSKALHLSEEATLESKKEDVCAADSPRASIAEETPIKVTATGSCQVDDKTDTPGFSHPAHTGPNKDEPQPKKNNKKGKGKGREECKMS
- the lrrfip1a gene encoding leucine-rich repeat flightless-interacting protein 1 isoform X11; this translates as MGTQGAGRKRTTNKERSTAEDDALNLIAREAEARLAAKRAARAEAREIRMKELERQQKEIFQVQKKYYGLNTKVDDRSDGKWGDIEQWMEDSERYSRPSQMHTLSDEDERMSVGSRGSVRVDDRDYLEKGSRAASALTAGTLISLGGTSSRRGSGETAITVDAETSIREIKEIHELKDQIQDVETKYTQNLKEVKDALAEVEEKYRKAMVSNAQLDNEKNNLMYHVDTLKDSLMELEELLSESRREYEEKVKEHEREKQAHKVLQFQFNEMKETLKQSEELLNEIRQLRIKQEGFTREISDLQETVEWKDKKIGALERQKEYTDAIRTERDELREEVVKLKDILKKHGIVLGPDLNINGDLTETPNDGGASGESTSEQISQTSPLEGNSMLGNTEDLRSGEEQEEQEQGLFQGRQDNHDKPGDTTSCESTELLVEQLLLSGHGIVTTGDNEGSQIEGLEVIENTADETSPEVPIAESLGDSNKPAPERPVGDFNKAKNFLEEDLKEGEPCPKFEEEPQKSIVVTKTDQGQLPVNNETQHAAAEEVLSKPPSQSSAGKKKKKKRKGKKKGASQEEKKEEESNRTENTEAFEVKKEGLTVEAVCEQQSLDSELNSNPATEPVELVDTLVDNQIQSVQGSQTDLAVDILEPALDSQISQACFEQTGEDITGGNDQEPTQESPELGEQDVTVGDGVEPTEVLSDPTSPEDREVETSTENTEVSDTSDGLTRQEAEVETDVEPSDKCQVDLVESEPNDVEVREPLIASTVDKEEAHETMACPQTVHLDEGPTERSALVFNENISYCDVLKMGLADLDSGGPELLQEESPVGEQSSEMLGEECSSASAALPESKTEPIVELDQQSDSGVGLVDAVEEGSKGCGDIARENIGEDSLIDYLGVSSQPTEALTNGPEVSETPASDGDHCSEVAPMLAYDDSQKQTDVPEEQEKVSAHPDSDVVDSFEKPDEDLAILERDNAADTKTRVSQELPSQAKAQCDAPKMPTSGPDVATPESASFESITSEAQECLAEEAAEAEEENQSSKGRSEAGLEEPLEDAARISRPGNEEGCDEDEEEGQSFDFDELDFESAVDLNDSPEVEDAEEALEVLAEAIDDSPSIRSTTTEEWTEDVGGLLDGDSKALHLSEEATLESKKEDVCAADSPRASIAEETPIKVTATGSCQVDDKTDTPGFSHPAHTGPNKDEPQPKKNNKKGKGKGREECKMS
- the lrrfip1a gene encoding leucine-rich repeat flightless-interacting protein 1 isoform X12 is translated as MVLPLFLISQSSRLSDESRSYRSSKLDLPSMGAAALASYASSDLYSLNGLSSSRNPGSSFNGYQPLEYSSYRGTSSRASSRASSARASPVDNCGSVASYLRSAASSRDLDDVTIPDFPDVDDRDYLEKGSRAASALTAGTLISLGGTSSRRGSGETAITVDAETSIREIKEIHELKDQIQDVETKYTQNLKEVKDALAEVEEKYRKAMVSNAQLDNEKNNLMYHVDTLKDSLMELEELLSESRREYEEKVKEHEREKQAHKVLQFQFNEMKETLKQSEELLNEIRQLRIKQEGFTREISDLQETVEWKDKKIGALERQKEYTDAIRTERDELREEVVKLKDILKKHGIVLGPDLNINGDLTETPNDGGASGESTSEQISQTSPLEGNSMLGNTEDLRSGEEQEEQEQGLFQGRQDNHDKPGDTTSCESTELLVEQLLLSGHGIVTTGDNEGSQIEGLEVIENTADETSPEVPIAESLGDSNKPAPERPVGDFNKAKNFLEEDLKEGEPCPKFEEEPQKSIVVTKTDQGQLPVNNETQHAAAEEVLSKPPSQSSAGKKKKKKRKGKKKGASQEEKKEEESNRTENTEAFEVKKEGLTVEAVCEQQSLDSELNSNPATEPVELVDTLVDNQIQSVQGSQTDLAVDILEPALDSQISQACFEQTGEDITGGNDQEPTQESPELGEQDVTVGDGVEPTEVLSDPTSPEDREVETSTENTEVSDTSDGLTRQEAEVETDVEPSDKCQVDLVESEPNDVEVREPLIASTVDKEEAHETMACPQTVHLDEGPTERSALVFNENISYCDVLKMGLADLDSGGPELLQEESPVGEQSSEMLGEECSSASAALPESKTEPIVELDQQSDSGVGLVDAVEEGSKGCGDIARENIGEDSLIDYLGVSSQPTEALTNGPEVSETPASDGDHCSEVAPMLAYDDSQKQTDVPEEQEKVSAHPDSDVVDSFEKPDEDLAILERDNAADTKTRVSQELPSQAKAQCDAPKMPTSGPDVATPESASFESITSEAQECLAEEAAEAEEENQSSKGRSEAGLEEPLEDAARISRPGNEEGCDEDEEEGQSFDFDELDFESAVDLNDSPEVEDAEEALEVLAEAIDDSPSIRSTTTEEWTEDVGGLLDGDSKALHLSEEATLESKKEDVCAADSPRASIAEETPIKVTATGSCQVDDKTDTPGFSHPAHTGPNKDEPQPKKNNKKGKGKGREECKMS
- the lrrfip1a gene encoding leucine-rich repeat flightless-interacting protein 1 isoform X22 — protein: MLSDEDERMSVGSRGSVRVDDRDYLEKGSRAASALTAGTLISLGGTSSRRGSGETAITVDAETSIREIKEIHELKDQIQDVETKYTQNLKEVKDALAEVEEKYRKAMVSNAQLDNEKNNLMYHVDTLKDSLMELEELLSESRREYEEKVKEHEREKQAHKVLQFQFNEMKETLKQSEELLNEIRQLRIKQEGFTREISDLQETVEWKDKKIGALERQKEYTDAIRTERDELREEVVKLKDILKKHGIVLGPDLNINGDLTETPNDGGASGESTSEQISQTSPLEGNSMLGNTEDLRSGEEQEEQEQGLFQGRQDNHDKPGDTTSCESTELLVEQLLLSGHGIVTTGDNEGSQIEGLEVIENTADETSPEVPIAESLGDSNKPAPERPVGDFNKAKNFLEEDLKEGEPCPKFEEEPQKSIVVTKTDQGQLPVNNETQHAAAEEVLSKPPSQSSAGKKKKKKRKGKKKGASQEEKKEEESNRTENTEAFEVKKEGLTVEAVCEQQSLDSELNSNPATEPVELVDTLVDNQIQSVQGSQTDLAVDILEPALDSQISQACFEQTGEDITGGNDQEPTQESPELGEQDVTVGDGVEPTEVLSDPTSPEDREVETSTENTEVSDTSDGLTRQEAEVETDVEPSDKCQVDLVESEPNDVEVREPLIASTVDKEEAHETMACPQTVHLDEGPTERSALVFNENISYCDVLKMGLADLDSGGPELLQEESPVGEQSSEMLGEECSSASAALPESKTEPIVELDQQSDSGVGLVDAVEEGSKGCGDIARENIGEDSLIDYLGVSSQPTEALTNGPEVSETPASDGDHCSEVAPMLAYDDSQKQTDVPEEQEKVSAHPDSDVVDSFEKPDEDLAILERDNAADTKTRVSQELPSQAKAQCDAPKMPTSGPDVATPESASFESITSEAQECLAEEAAEAEEENQSSKGRSEAGLEEPLEDAARISRPGNEEGCDEDEEEGQSFDFDELDFESAVDLNDSPEVEDAEEALEVLAEAIDDSPSIRSTTTEEWTEDVGGLLDGDSKALHLSEEATLESKKEDVCAADSPRASIAEETPIKVTATGSCQVDDKTDTPGFSHPAHTGPNKDEPQPKKNNKKGKGKGREECKMS
- the lrrfip1a gene encoding leucine-rich repeat flightless-interacting protein 1 isoform X9; protein product: MVLPLFLISQSSRLSDESRSYRSSKLDLPSMGAAALASYASSDLYSLNGLSSSRNPGSSFNGYQNSLYEESLCSGSRRVIGSTSHPLEYSSYRGTSSRASSRASSARASPVDNCGSVASYLRSAASSRDLDDVTIPDFPDVDDRDYLEKGSRAASALTAGTLISLGGTSSRRGSGETAITVDAETSIREIKEIHELKDQIQDVETKYTQNLKEVKDALAEVEEKYRKAMVSNAQLDNEKNNLMYHVDTLKDSLMELEELLSESRREYEEKVKEHEREKQAHKVLQFQFNEMKETLKQSEELLNEIRQLRIKQEGFTREISDLQETVEWKDKKIGALERQKEYTDAIRTERDELREEVVKLKDILKKHGIVLGPDLNINGDLTETPNDGGASGESTSEQISQTSPLEGNSMLGNTEDLRSGEEQEEQEQGLFQGRQDNHDKPGDTTSCESTELLVEQLLLSGHGIVTTGDNEGSQIEGLEVIENTADETSPEVPIAESLGDSNKPAPERPVGDFNKAKNFLEEDLKEGEPCPKFEEEPQKSIVVTKTDQGQLPVNNETQHAAAEEVLSKPPSQSSAGKKKKKKRKGKKKGASQEEKKEEESNRTENTEAFEVKKEGLTVEAVCEQQSLDSELNSNPATEPVELVDTLVDNQIQSVQGSQTDLAVDILEPALDSQISQACFEQTGEDITGGNDQEPTQESPELGEQDVTVGDGVEPTEVLSDPTSPEDREVETSTENTEVSDTSDGLTRQEAEVETDVEPSDKCQVDLVESEPNDVEVREPLIASTVDKEEAHETMACPQTVHLDEGPTERSALVFNENISYCDVLKMGLADLDSGGPELLQEESPVGEQSSEMLGEECSSASAALPESKTEPIVELDQQSDSGVGLVDAVEEGSKGCGDIARENIGEDSLIDYLGVSSQPTEALTNGPEVSETPASDGDHCSEVAPMLAYDDSQKQTDVPEEQEKVSAHPDSDVVDSFEKPDEDLAILERDNAADTKTRVSQELPSQAKAQCDAPKMPTSGPDVATPESASFESITSEAQECLAEEAAEAEEENQSSKGRSEAGLEEPLEDAARISRPGNEEGCDEDEEEGQSFDFDELDFESAVDLNDSPEVEDAEEALEVLAEAIDDSPSIRSTTTEEWTEDVGGLLDGDSKALHLSEEATLESKKEDVCAADSPRASIAEETPIKVTATGSCQVDDKTDTPGFSHPAHTGPNKDEPQPKKNNKKGKGKGREECKMS
- the lrrfip1a gene encoding leucine-rich repeat flightless-interacting protein 1 isoform X15 translates to MVLPLFLISQSSRLSDESRSYRSSKLDLPSMGAAALASYASSDLYSLNGLSSSRNPGSSFNGYQDNCGSVASYLRSAASSRDLDDVTIPDFPDVDDRDYLEKGSRAASALTAGTLISLGGTSSRRGSGETAITVDAETSIREIKEIHELKDQIQDVETKYTQNLKEVKDALAEVEEKYRKAMVSNAQLDNEKNNLMYHVDTLKDSLMELEELLSESRREYEEKVKEHEREKQAHKVLQFQFNEMKETLKQSEELLNEIRQLRIKQEGFTREISDLQETVEWKDKKIGALERQKEYTDAIRTERDELREEVVKLKDILKKHGIVLGPDLNINGDLTETPNDGGASGESTSEQISQTSPLEGNSMLGNTEDLRSGEEQEEQEQGLFQGRQDNHDKPGDTTSCESTELLVEQLLLSGHGIVTTGDNEGSQIEGLEVIENTADETSPEVPIAESLGDSNKPAPERPVGDFNKAKNFLEEDLKEGEPCPKFEEEPQKSIVVTKTDQGQLPVNNETQHAAAEEVLSKPPSQSSAGKKKKKKRKGKKKGASQEEKKEEESNRTENTEAFEVKKEGLTVEAVCEQQSLDSELNSNPATEPVELVDTLVDNQIQSVQGSQTDLAVDILEPALDSQISQACFEQTGEDITGGNDQEPTQESPELGEQDVTVGDGVEPTEVLSDPTSPEDREVETSTENTEVSDTSDGLTRQEAEVETDVEPSDKCQVDLVESEPNDVEVREPLIASTVDKEEAHETMACPQTVHLDEGPTERSALVFNENISYCDVLKMGLADLDSGGPELLQEESPVGEQSSEMLGEECSSASAALPESKTEPIVELDQQSDSGVGLVDAVEEGSKGCGDIARENIGEDSLIDYLGVSSQPTEALTNGPEVSETPASDGDHCSEVAPMLAYDDSQKQTDVPEEQEKVSAHPDSDVVDSFEKPDEDLAILERDNAADTKTRVSQELPSQAKAQCDAPKMPTSGPDVATPESASFESITSEAQECLAEEAAEAEEENQSSKGRSEAGLEEPLEDAARISRPGNEEGCDEDEEEGQSFDFDELDFESAVDLNDSPEVEDAEEALEVLAEAIDDSPSIRSTTTEEWTEDVGGLLDGDSKALHLSEEATLESKKEDVCAADSPRASIAEETPIKVTATGSCQVDDKTDTPGFSHPAHTGPNKDEPQPKKNNKKGKGKGREECKMS
- the lrrfip1a gene encoding leucine-rich repeat flightless-interacting protein 1 isoform X21 → MIFQVQKLSDEDERMSVGSRGSVRVDDRDYLEKGSRAASALTAGTLISLGGTSSRRGSGETAITVDAETSIREIKEIHELKDQIQDVETKYTQNLKEVKDALAEVEEKYRKAMVSNAQLDNEKNNLMYHVDTLKDSLMELEELLSESRREYEEKVKEHEREKQAHKVLQFQFNEMKETLKQSEELLNEIRQLRIKQEGFTREISDLQETVEWKDKKIGALERQKEYTDAIRTERDELREEVVKLKDILKKHGIVLGPDLNINGDLTETPNDGGASGESTSEQISQTSPLEGNSMLGNTEDLRSGEEQEEQEQGLFQGRQDNHDKPGDTTSCESTELLVEQLLLSGHGIVTTGDNEGSQIEGLEVIENTADETSPEVPIAESLGDSNKPAPERPVGDFNKAKNFLEEDLKEGEPCPKFEEEPQKSIVVTKTDQGQLPVNNETQHAAAEEVLSKPPSQSSAGKKKKKKRKGKKKGASQEEKKEEESNRTENTEAFEVKKEGLTVEAVCEQQSLDSELNSNPATEPVELVDTLVDNQIQSVQGSQTDLAVDILEPALDSQISQACFEQTGEDITGGNDQEPTQESPELGEQDVTVGDGVEPTEVLSDPTSPEDREVETSTENTEVSDTSDGLTRQEAEVETDVEPSDKCQVDLVESEPNDVEVREPLIASTVDKEEAHETMACPQTVHLDEGPTERSALVFNENISYCDVLKMGLADLDSGGPELLQEESPVGEQSSEMLGEECSSASAALPESKTEPIVELDQQSDSGVGLVDAVEEGSKGCGDIARENIGEDSLIDYLGVSSQPTEALTNGPEVSETPASDGDHCSEVAPMLAYDDSQKQTDVPEEQEKVSAHPDSDVVDSFEKPDEDLAILERDNAADTKTRVSQELPSQAKAQCDAPKMPTSGPDVATPESASFESITSEAQECLAEEAAEAEEENQSSKGRSEAGLEEPLEDAARISRPGNEEGCDEDEEEGQSFDFDELDFESAVDLNDSPEVEDAEEALEVLAEAIDDSPSIRSTTTEEWTEDVGGLLDGDSKALHLSEEATLESKKEDVCAADSPRASIAEETPIKVTATGSCQVDDKTDTPGFSHPAHTGPNKDEPQPKKNNKKGKGKGREECKMS